Within Epilithonimonas zeae, the genomic segment GATCCAACAACAAATTTCTTGGGAGAAAAACCAGGAGAAGATTGGAAAAACCTTCAAATGTATTTTTGACAGAAAAGAAGGTGATTATTTTGTTGGACGTACAGAATATGATTCACCCGATGTAGATAATACGGTTTTAGTTCCTGCAAAAGACGTCTATATCTCTATTGGAGAGTTTGCCAACGTAAAAATTACTTCAGCTGAAGATTACGATTTGATTGGAGAATTGGTCTAATTCATAAAACTATTAATTAAAACCATCTTAATATTAAGGTGGTTTTTTGTTTTATGTTAAAAAAATATCTGTTTTTAAATAAGTATTTGTAATTCAGTGTTTTACAATTTTATTCTATTCCATAAACAGCATAAATTTTAATATATTGAATTATTAATAAAATATAAGTTTGATTTTTATCAAATAGATAGGTTATTTAATCAGGATGAGTTTATATTTAGCTAACATTGGTTTAATATTGAATTTAATTAATTTAATTAAATTTTCGTTTAATATTTAACAGTTTGATTTTCAGTTGAATTAATGTTTTTATATATTCTTATTTAATTAATGTAATTAACAAAAATGAAAATAAATTAACATTCTTTAACAAATCTTCTAATCTGCTTACTATAGCTGTATTACAACTTTCAAAAATTACTTTTAACCCAGAATCTGCTGGTCAAACTTTAAAAGCGAGGTTTAAGTAATCATTCCGAATATCTTTGCAGAGTCAAAACCAATAAATATATTCAAAATGATGAAAAGAGTTATTCTCGTAATCATAATGATGATTTCAACACTTGGTATTTATTCTTTCAAGAGTGATGCCACAGATGCCAAAACAAGTTTTGCATCGTTCTACCACGATAAATTTAACGGTAGAAAAACAGCAAGCGGAGAAATTTTCAATAACAGTGAGTTAACCGCTGCTAACAGAACCCTTCCTTTTGGAACAGAAGTAAAAATTACTAACTTGATTTCAGGGAAAAGTGTTGTAGTGAAAGTAAACGATAGAGGCCCTTACCACTCGTCAAGAGCCTTTGATTTATCTAAAGCTGCATTTAGTTCAATCGCAGATACCAGAAAAGGTACTATCGCTATTGAATACGAAATTATCGACTAAGATTATCTTACATTAAAAAAAAAAACCATCTCAAAACGAGATGGTTTTTTGCTTTATAGGATTCTGGTTTAATTCCAGATTTCATTCATTTCTGTAAGGATAATTGGTTTTCCGTCTGTAATGACTATGGTGTGTTCGTGTTGCGCCATAAAACCGCCTTTGTTTCCAACCATTGTCCAGCCATCTTTTGTGGTATCAGCAATAGATGAAGAAGTCGAAATAAAAGTTTCTATTGCAACAACAGAGTTTTTCTTAAATCTTCTTTGGTCAAATCTATTTCTGTAATTCAGTAATTCATCTGGTTGCTCGTGCAAACTTCTTCCGATGCCGTGACCTCCCAGATTCTTGATAACCTTATAACCTCTCTTTTTGGCTTCGGTTTCCATCAGATGTCCAATGTCCGAAATTTTCACGCCACCTTTGATATTGTTGATGGCTTTTTTCAAAATCTCTTTTGAAGCATCCACTAATTTCTGATGTTGCTGAAAATCCTTTCCAATGACAAACGATGAACCATTATCAGCCCAAAAACCATTCAGTTCTGCAGAAACATCAATATTAATGAGATCACCTTCTTTCAATATCCTTTTTTCTGAAGGAATACCGTGGCAAAATTCGTTATCGACACTGATACAGGTCCAGCCGGGAAATCCGTAAGTTAAATAAGGTGCAGACTTGGCTCCAAAATCAGCTAAAATCTTCCCTCCGAAATCATCTAACTCTTTCGTGCTCATTCCGGGTTTTGCAAAATCTACCATTGCTTTCAAAGTGTATGCTACTGCTTTACTGGCTTCCTGCATTCCTTTCAATTCAGATTCGTTGTTGATTGACATTTGTTCTGGTTTTAAGTTTTAAAGTTACGAAAGAATTCTTTATTCTTAAGATTGCTTTAATGATGCCATTTTTTGTAACAAATCTTTTTTCAGCAAGAAAAATTTTCTTGCAATATAGAAATGATAACTATTAACGGCGAAAAATAAGTGCTGAAGATTTGTATTCAGATATTCATTTTGGTTGAAGTATATTAAATCGTTATTGATATAATATTCCAAATCTTTTCTGTTCTGCTCACTGATTTCTTCTTTAAGCAAAGGATTTTGGATGATTTCTTGTAACTCTTGTTTAAGTTTTGTTTCTAGAGGTTTTAACTTTAAGAAGTTTCTTGTAATGCGTTCAAAAGGTGTTGTAGTGCTTACAAAATCCAAAGCTTTGCTCAATTCCGCAAAAAAACTGAATTTGTCGCCATAATTTTTATTATAATCATAATACTCAGAAAATGATTGTATTAATTCAAACTCTTGATTTTTATCTTTTGCTAATTTTAGGAAGTAATTATAAATGTTAATATCATTTTGAGTAATTTCTTCCTGCAGATTTTTGATTTGCTCATCTAGTTTTGGAATCAGAATTTTAGCTTCTTTCGCTTTGTATTTTCTTCCGTCGTAATCAAA encodes:
- the map gene encoding type I methionyl aminopeptidase, whose translation is MSINNESELKGMQEASKAVAYTLKAMVDFAKPGMSTKELDDFGGKILADFGAKSAPYLTYGFPGWTCISVDNEFCHGIPSEKRILKEGDLINIDVSAELNGFWADNGSSFVIGKDFQQHQKLVDASKEILKKAINNIKGGVKISDIGHLMETEAKKRGYKVIKNLGGHGIGRSLHEQPDELLNYRNRFDQRRFKKNSVVAIETFISTSSSIADTTKDGWTMVGNKGGFMAQHEHTIVITDGKPIILTEMNEIWN
- a CDS encoding septal ring lytic transglycosylase RlpA family protein, which codes for MMKRVILVIIMMISTLGIYSFKSDATDAKTSFASFYHDKFNGRKTASGEIFNNSELTAANRTLPFGTEVKITNLISGKSVVVKVNDRGPYHSSRAFDLSKAAFSSIADTRKGTIAIEYEIID